A single genomic interval of Bos taurus isolate L1 Dominette 01449 registration number 42190680 breed Hereford chromosome 6, ARS-UCD2.0, whole genome shotgun sequence harbors:
- the PSAPL1 gene encoding proactivator polypeptide-like 1 precursor (The RefSeq protein has 1 frameshift compared to this genomic sequence), translating into MLCALLLLPGVLCAALAGSISGPKECAKGPAVWCRDLQAATRCGAVGHCRVAIWSQPTARSLPCDLCLDVAATASNGLNPKAAETDVLAAVMKTCEWLPSQESLVKCKGMVDAHGSAILSMLGGDLGSAPGQVCMALTLCQPLQRHPATPGPLSEEDIYDVVAPFVANGLLSSRRQRIAVGTVCQDCVQLVTRLQGALGPDLSSLAQVTTREQCESLGPGLAFLCKNYIHQFFAPAEQTLRFMLPSEICRKEGFCEEWQGPPDSAHVAAVDGVPALELASPWRKGEVQMQGPVACDVCLQVVQRLDHWLESSSSKTIISQALERVCSVLPPPVVRECIKLVDTYVPTVVDVLSRLTPEKMCTVIRLCRGWRRARAVHEGPTNPPPGLLDKDSLCRGCQQLFGVSVHNLEQKTTERRILRAFKLACGILPLPFVMQCGRFVSEYQPVLMMTLRDMMDPPTLCTKLRACRDPRNTLLGTDQCVLGPSFWCQSREAAQMCNTVEHCQRRVWKEAPSPAESAGDRGCPSQDPPPLERPASP; encoded by the exons ATGCTCTGCGCGCTGCTGCTTCTGCCGGGCGTGCTGTGCGCCGCCCTGGCCGGCTCCATCTCTGGCCCCAAGGAGTGCGCCAAGGGCCCTGCCGTGTGGTGTCGGGACCTGCAGGCGGCAACGAGATGCGGGGCAGTTGGGCACTGCCGCGTTGCCATCTGGAGCCAGCCCACCGCCAGGTCCCTGCCCTGTGACCTGTGCCTGGATGTGGCAGCCACTGCCAGCAACGGGCTGAACCCCAAGGCCGCCGAGACTGATGTCCTGGCTGCGGTGATGAAGACCTGTGAGTGGCTTCCCAGCCAGGAGTCTTTGGTCAAATGCAAGGGGATGGTGGATGCCCACGGCTCAGCCATCCTGAGCATGCTTGGCGGGGACCTGGGCAGTGCCCCGGGACAGGTGTGCATGGCTCTCACCCTCTGCCAGCCACTGCAGAGGCACCCGGCCACC GGGCCACTCTCTGAGGAGGACATATATGACGTGGTTGCCCCATTTGTGGCCAATGGCCTACTCAGCTCCCGCCGTCAGCGGATTGCCGTGGGCACTGTGTGCCAGGACTGTGTCCAGCTGGTCACCCGGCTCCAGGGTGCCCTTGGGCCCGACCTGTCCAGCCTGGCACAGGTGACCACACGGGAGCAGTGCGAGTCCCTGGGGCCGGGCCTGGCTTTCCTTTGCAAGAACTACATCCACCAGTTTTTTGCTCCTGCTGAGCAAACACTGAGGTTCATGCTGCCCAGCGAGATCTGCAGGAAGGAGGGCTTCTGTGAGGAGTGGCAGGGACCCCCAGACTCGGCTCACGTGGCTGCCGTGGACGGGGTCCCTGCCCTGGAGCTGGCGTCTCCGTGGAGGAAGGGCGAGGTGCAGATGCAGGGCCCCGTGGCCTGTGACGTGTGTCTGCAGGTCGTGCAGAGGCTGGACCACTGGCtggaaagcagcagcagcaagaccatCATCAGCCAGGCCCTGGAGCGTGTGTGCTCCGTGCTGCCCCCTCCGGTGGTCCGGGAGTGCATCAAGCTGGTGGACACCTACGTGCCCACCGTGGTGGACGTCCTGAGCAGACTCACCCCAGAAAAGATGTGCACGGTCATCCGACTGTGCAGGGGATGGAGGCGGGCCCGGGCGGTCCACGAGGGCCCCACAAACCCACCCCCTGGCCTCCTGGACAAGGACAGCCTCTGCAGGGGGTGCCAGCAGCTGTTCGGTGTGTCCGTCCATAACCTGGAGCAGAAGACCACCGAGCGCCGCATCCTTCGGGCCTTTAAGCTCGCCTGCGGCATCCTGCCCCTGCCCTTTGTGATGCAGTGTGGCCGCTTCGTGAGCGAATACCAGCCCGTGCTCATGATGACCCTCAGGGACATGATGGACCCCCCCACCCTCTGCACGAAGTTGCGCGCCTGCCGCGACCCCAGGAACACGCTGCTGGGCACCGACCAGTGCGTCCTGGGCCCAAGCTTCTGGTGCCAGAGCCGGGAGGCAGCCCAGATGTGCAACACAGTGGAGCACTGCCAGCGCCGCGTGTGGAAGGAGGCGCCCTCGCCAGCCGAGAGCGCGGGCGACCGCGGCTGCCCGAGCCAGGATCCCCCTCCCCTCGAGAGGCCCGCCTCTCCTTGA